A genomic stretch from Solanum stenotomum isolate F172 chromosome 8, ASM1918654v1, whole genome shotgun sequence includes:
- the LOC125874892 gene encoding uncharacterized protein At1g08160-like: MATPTKTRRLSPVRCIALIVLTIIVIVGLTILVIWLSVKPRRPIYSIENASLHNYNMTKNEHLYGNFNFTLKAYNPNSRVSIYYDSIEVKLFYNSLQIAFNNAETFFQPHRNVTYLDLFLSAKDVALYGDIARDLKTERTSGAVEVEIKVRAKIRFKVGIWKSSHRKLKLSCSPRVPASSTKSSQISPCDLDL, from the coding sequence ATGGCAACTCCCACAAAGACGAGGCGTTTAAGCCCTGTAAGGTGCATAGCCCTTATAGTGTTAACCATTATTGTGATTGTAGGGCTAACAATACTTGTGATTTGGCTGTCGGTGAAGCCACGACGACCAATTTACTCAATTGAAAATGCATCACTCCACAATTACAACATGACAAAAAATGAGCATTTGTATGGAAATTTCAACTTCACGTTAAAGGCTTACAATCCAAATAGCAGGGTATCCATTTATTATGACAGCATTGAAGTGAAGCTGTTTTACAATTCTTTACAGATTGCATTCAACAATGCGGAAACATTCTTTCAGCCTCATCGTAACGTGACTTATTTGGACCTTTTCCTTTCAGCCAAGGACGTTGCATTATACGGAGACATTGCTCGTGATTTGAAGACGGAGAGGACATCAGGAGCTGTGGAAGTGGAGATTAAAGTTAGAGCTAAGATAAGGTTCAAAGTTGGAATTTGGAAATCAAGTCATAGGAAGCTGAAGCTATCCTGTAGCCCTAGGGTGCCTGCTTCTTCAACCAAGAGTTCACAGATATCCCCTTGTGACTTGGATTTATAA
- the LOC125873804 gene encoding SPX domain-containing protein 2-like: MSPIVYRIAIGKGIDEIFVTHFVQNFCWLLKTLDFCQTATFKLSAIAYILVGLKMQDDSLQIKILKKYDKRTDALIHLAVIQKVLEEPFFKSDVLNKLVKECKTMLSSLLSQNEPSKAPEGEGSSGGGGERSSGVKDAEELVEMDNMGSMYLKVTKSALKVLQEMRSGSSTVSLFSLTPMHKV; this comes from the exons ATGTCTCCAATAGTTTATCGAATAGCAATTGGAAAAG GCATAGATGAGATCTTTGTGACTCATTTTGTTCAGAATTTCTGTTGGCTCCTTAAAACATTAGACTTCTGCCAGACTGCTACGTTTAAGCTTTCTGCTATTGCATATATACTCGTTGGCCTAAAAATGCAGGATGATTCTCTTCA GATTAAGATACTAAAGAAATATGATAAACGTACTGATGCTCTTATTCACTTGGCTGTCATCCAAAAGGTGCTAGAGGAACCATTTTTCAAATCTGATGTACTGAATAAGCTAGTGAAGGAGTGTAAGACCATGCTTAGTAGCCTTCTGTCCCAAAATGAGCCATCGAAAGCACCAGAAGGAGAAGGAAGTAGTGGAGGAG GAGGGGAAAGAAGTAGCGGAGTCAAAGATGCAGAAGAATTAGTGGAGATGGATAACATGGGAAGTATGTACTTGAAGGTTACAAAATCAGCACTGAAAGTCTTGCAGGAAATGAGAAGTGGAAGTTCAACTGTCAGCTTGTTCTCTTTAACGCCAATGCATAAGGTCTAA